In a genomic window of Quercus lobata isolate SW786 chromosome 4, ValleyOak3.0 Primary Assembly, whole genome shotgun sequence:
- the LOC115986927 gene encoding O-acyltransferase WSD1-like yields the protein MESEEGLRRRKQALKPIKTKTANKEGEDSVNHQVEEEPLSPSARLFHEPHFNVYIIAIMGCKTQIYPDIAKANLVHTLLKHPRFSSLQVVGDGGEMKWVRTKVDLEKHVIVPELNPNMDDADQYVEDYVFNLSKSSIEKTQPMWDLHLLNVKTSDAEGVGIFRVHHSLGDGTSLMSLLLACTRQISDPQALPTVPGVLYKKKKKNAVNGSSSWWIWRCLIGFWWGWQLFWNTVVDAFMFMVTALFLKDTETPLKGPPGIEFTPRRIVYRTVSLDDIKLVKNAMNTTINDVALGITQAGLSRYLNRRYGDSKKDDEASKTKNNLPKKIRLRSTLLINLRPTAGIQALSDMMEKDTEAKWGNWIGYVLLPFTIGLREDPLDYVRQAKATIDRKKHSFEAIFTFSVAELVLKIFGIKKASALSHSILTRTTMCFSNLVGPLEEIGYYGHPMAYLAPTSYGQPHALMINFQSYSNKMTIVLSVDEDTIPDPKQLRDDIVDSLQLIKDAVIQKGLIKEDHNLNKI from the exons ATGGAGTCTGAAGAGGGTCTCAGGCGGAGAAAGCAAGCTCTAAAACCTATCAAAACAAAGACAGCAAACAAAGAAGGAGAAGACAGTGTTAATCATCAGGTGGAAGAAGAGCCATTGAGTCCGTCAGCTCGGTTGTTCCATGAACCACATTTTAATGTCTACATCATAGCCATCATGGGTTGCAAGACCCAAATTTACCCAGACATCGCTAAAGCCAACCTGGTTCACACTTTGCTTAAGCACCCTCGCTTCTCTAGCTTGCAG GTTGTGGGGGATGGAGGAGAGATGAAGTGGGTTCGAACAAAGGTGGATTTGGAGAAACACGTTATAGTTCCTGAGCTAAATCCGAACATGGATGACGCTGACCAATATGTCGAAGACTATGTGTTTAACCTGAGCAAAAGCAGCATAGAAAAGACCCAGCCGATGTGGGATCTCCACCTCTTAAACGTTAAAACCTCAGATGCAGAGGGAGTTGGAATATTCAGGGTTCACCACTCTCTTGGAGATGGCACTTCTCTAATGTCACTTTTACTCGCATGTACACGCCAAATCTCTGACCCTCAGGCTTTGCCAACGGTTCCAGGAGTGTtgtacaagaagaagaagaaaaatgctGTGAATGGAAGCAGTAGTTGGTGGATTTGGCGTtgtttgattgggttttggtgggGTTGGCAGCTCTTTTGGAACACGGTGGTTGATGCTTTCATGTTTATGGTCACAGCTTTGTTCTTGAAGGACACTGAAACGCCTCTCAAGGGACCACCAGGCATTGAGTTCACTCCGAGAAGAATTGTTTACCGCACGGTTAGTTTGGATGATATCAAGTTAGTGAAGAACGCCATGAACACG ACCATTAATGATGTTGCTCTTGGAATTACACAGGCTGGTTTATCCCGTTATCTCAACAGGAGATATg GTGATAGTAAGAAAGATGATGAAGCAAGTAAGACGAAAAATAATCTTCCGAAGAAAATTCGCCTCCGATCAACTTTGCTGATAAATTTGAGACCAACTGCAGGGATTCAG GCTTTATCTGATATGATGGAGAAAGACACTGAAGCAAAGTGGGGAAACTGGATTGGATATGTCCTCCTCCCTTTCACCATTGGATTACGGGAAGACCCATTAGACTATGTTCGCCAAGCCAAGGCCACAATTGACCGAAAGAAGCACTCCTTTGAAGCTATTTTCACTTTCTCCGTAGCTGAGTTGGTCCTCAAAATTTTTGGCATCAAG AAGGCGAGTGCTCTATCTCACAGTATTCTGACTCGCACAACCATGTGCTTCTCCAATCTAGTTGGACCCCTTGAAGAAATTGGATATTATGGACATCCAATGGCTTACCTAGCTCCAACATCTTATGGTCAACCACat GCATTGATGATAAATTTTCAAAGTTATAGTAACAAGATGACCATTGTGCTATCAGTTGATGAAGATACTATTCCTGATCCTAAACAGCTGCGTGACGATATTGTTGATTCCCTTCAACTCATTAAGGATGCCGTCATTCAAAAAGGCCTCATCAAGGAAGATCATAACTTAAACAAAATATGA